A genomic stretch from Candidatus Dadabacteria bacterium includes:
- a CDS encoding CarD family transcriptional regulator — MGRKFKAGQNAVYPVHGVVKVQGVEEKEILGSRKSFYILNVLESNVKLMVPTDNIESVGLRPVVPKKEVKKILDILKEENGEVPKLGVQSWNKRYKEYADKVKSGDIYEIARVLRDIHHLKKVKNLSFGEKRIMENALSHVVKELSISLRKKEGEVSSQIEEIFS, encoded by the coding sequence ATGGGCAGGAAATTTAAAGCAGGACAAAACGCTGTGTATCCAGTTCACGGTGTGGTTAAGGTTCAGGGAGTTGAGGAAAAGGAAATACTGGGTTCGAGAAAATCCTTTTACATACTTAACGTTCTTGAAAGTAACGTAAAACTCATGGTTCCCACGGATAACATAGAGTCCGTGGGCTTAAGGCCCGTAGTGCCCAAGAAGGAAGTAAAGAAAATCCTTGACATACTAAAGGAAGAAAACGGCGAAGTGCCCAAGCTGGGAGTCCAGAGCTGGAACAAAAGGTATAAGGAATACGCCGACAAGGTTAAAAGCGGCGACATATACGAAATAGCCAGGGTACTAAGGGACATACACCATCTGAAAAAAGTAAAAAACCTCTCTTTCGGCGAGAAGAGAATAATGGAAAACGCCCTTTCCCACGTAGTTAAAGAACTTTCCATATCGCTTAGAAAAAAAGAGGGAGAAGTCAGCAGCCAGATAGAGGAAATCTTCTCCTAA